A region of Bombus huntii isolate Logan2020A chromosome 15, iyBomHunt1.1, whole genome shotgun sequence DNA encodes the following proteins:
- the LOC126873964 gene encoding protein tincar isoform X2, protein MSMTGSLMGYENNNEVNQAKCKKPLKPLPIVSSVNSSGITTTNKAKKPRRSTRRNSCIRGHVNSLWSVWYGVLAVAFQAYIGLRYAKRFAAYLSLPWPADAPPPKVELYACLVLAGAGVVLLPVLLGAAFLKLGNLANDGVKLGRHLSACSRDPPSSLLTNNPDHSLANNLWRHGGPTAAFVHLCTAMCFLLPSLLMEARLIHAGFLPKETIWRTDLDWLVTHRDRLVVSSFMNPNVNLSILTGFITPQPFVTLAPDEESDNIANDIVTTKLELTDVINKSTAMEFRPRDRTNEHLGQFRTPASTNLPVPNARVSSVSTTLPTNKITMPMTQKIINDTTKTPSIVNGASKLNSTRLTSAASPITTTATTSTNMAATTTATITTTTTATTTTRGVKAPASSDEVAAVTAATTTATAVPTAATAVTTTLPSTSSSTSSSMKYGNTVRRPTAAKSIIRSNNSRSKLKTKNTGKSSTTVRPGKNVGNMTAQSMSLTMNSLADLDHPEKLNPAESYGPITLEYLNYAIALGVYSVRYPAVFWSCNKPLATIFSFQLIVNSAQSLLAYIGMSVLYKVQVMGPLKVLPVLRQQYRTISTTSSISTIFGDSYFLLNPHVTLVLFALSSLLVLCSSMVMYFYAYGRFTAFLSQERERRIILSKENRNGNGWMYFIHCTALCVFLSIAICSAPLLYDYSVVYRGSLDGAILACVVTTVLHLFLWLLLWIFLTIKQRWTFKLRVTIGRATVRSARSVKLVTDVDLLSARDDEDGTNAPLLVVGNGRTYTIADASPKKAIMSVIQKAAIERKARSQGNVDSVNGDSAADDEQIYWLRPKLRPSPTRSPNDGNIAPTTEKGWLNKKLKPKVTFNDLPSTSGSRNKGKVRRGTGDGGPEDDGDYATLRELPLITSLDPADDSTSEENKWERWLISRRDVIPKFGNANGGQTPRCLRRGDSGMPHEELTPRSDSSNSPPLDAVVGGSSGAGSVTGHSNASSHSETSSSGVHSNASNASNSSCQRRATSVDDVSGNCDQRDGEESRDQWRSCSLQRGIQPPSATATFSPPNSRPGTSQSFSSPQYANHVPLFANINANSTANASINASANTGVNTNVNVNDVNVVGQGCPAVILENPNEATVVIRRKLSRTKLTEPLNPNEEPFGRSTNMRMTSFTESNDIRVHATSATLPHYPTQPAVTYPHCSTMPLPHASHSMAGSHMGGSSGSCGSVPRHAFVPPQVHSSVPAHTTLPSHHNGVRLLHGITPTPNNPFVKRFPPVQLHTQPWALPGHHTFPQASQVNGKLTTTAQIRQSDRDSANFSMASSGDSDTCLPH, encoded by the exons ATGTCAATGACGGGAAGCTTAATGGGTTACGAAAATAATAACGAGGTAAATCAAGCAAAGTGCAAAAAGCCATTAAAACCGCTCCCGATAGTGTCCAGCGTAAACTCCAGCGGTATCACGACTACCAACAAAGCGAAAAAGCCACGAAGGTCTACTAGACGAAACTCTTGTATACGAGGTCACGTGAATAGTTTGTGGTCCGTCTGGTACGGCGTTTTGGCGGTCGCTTTTCAAGCTTACATCGGCTTGAGATACGCAAAAAGGTTTGCCG CATATTTATCGTTACCTTGGCCGGCGGACGCTCCACCGCCGAAGGTGGAGTTATACGCGTGTCTGGTGCTAGCCGGAGCCGGGGTTGTCCTACTGCCGGTTCTGCTTGGCGCGGCCTTCCTGAAGCTAGGCAACCTGGCGAACGATGGAGTGAAGCTCGGTCGTCATTTGAGCGCCTGTTCACGCGACCCGCCTTCATCCTTGCTTACCAACAATCCTGACCACA GTTTGGCGAATAATTTATGGCGACACGGAGGTCCCACGGCTGCTTTCGTACACCTTTGCACAGCCATGTGCTTCCTGCTGCCCTCGCTGCTCATGGAGGCTAGATTGATACACGCTGGATTTCTGCCAAAAG AAACAATATGGCGTACGGACCTCGATTGGCTAGTGACTCACCGGGATCGTCTGGTTGTATCCAGTTTCATGAATCCAAACGTGAATCTCAGCATCCTAACGGGCTTCATAACTCCTCAGCCTTTCGTCACCTTAGCACCGGACGAAGAATCCGACAATATAGCCAACGACATCGTCACGACGAAATTGGAATTGACCGAcgttattaataaatcaaCAGCAATGGAATTTCGACCACGCGACCGCACGAACGAACATCTTGGTCAGTTTCGTACACCAGCGAGTACCAATTTACCCGTACCCAATGCAAGAGTTTCAAGCGTTAGCACTACTTTGCCTACCAACAAGATTACGATGCCCATGACgcaaaaaattattaacgacACGACGAAAACACCGTCCATAGTCAACGGGGCATCGAAATTAAATTCCACGAGACTGACATCCGCAGCTTCTCCGATTACAACAACAGCAACGACCAGTACAAATATGGCTGCAACAACTACGGCAACGAtaacaacgacaacgacgGCGACGACAACAACGAGAGGCGTTAAAGCGCCTGCAAGCTCAGACGAGGTGGCAGCGGTTACAGCTGCGACTACGACCGCAACCGCAGTTCCAACCGCTGCTACAGCCGTAACGACAACGTTACCGTCGACGTCATCTTCAACGTCTAGCTCGATGAAGTATGGCAATACCGTTAGGAGACCTACCGCTGCGAAGTCGATTATTAGAAGCAATAATTCGAGGAGTAAATTGAAAACGAAGAACACGGGGAAATCATCGACGACTGTTCGGCCCGGTAAGAACGTTGGGAATATGACAGCGCAGAGTATGTCGTTGACGATGAATAGTTTGGCTGATTTGGATCATCCGGAGAAGTTGAATCCGG CTGAATCATACGGACCTATTACTCTCGAGTACTTGAATTACGCCATCGCTCTCGGAGTGTATTCTGTGAGATACCCAGCGGTGTTCTGGTCGTGCAATAAACCGTTGGCCACGATTTTTAGCTTCCAGTTGATCGTCAATTCCGCCCAGAGTTTATTAGCCTATATTGGAATGTCCGTACTTTACAAG GTTCAAGTGATGGGACCCTTGAAGGTGCTACCAGTTCTTCGACAACAGTATCGCACGATATCGACTACTAGCAGCATATCGACAATCTTCGGGGACTCTTACTTCTTACTAAATCCACACGTTACCCTCGTCTTGTTTGCTCTTTCCTCCCTCCTGGTGCTCTGTTCTAGCATGGTGATGTATTTCTACGCTTACGGCAG GTTTACGGCGTTTTTGAGCCAAGAACGAGAGCGTCGAATAATCTTGTCAAAGGAGAATAGAAATGGCAATGGTTGGATGTATTTCATTCACTGCACCGCTCTGTGCGTATTCCTGTCGATCGCGATCTGCAGCGCACCGTTGCTCTACGACTACAGCGTCGTATATCGTGGCAGTCTGGATGGTGCGATATTAGCCTGTGTCGTCACTACCGTTCTGCACTTGTTCCTCTGGTTACTCTTATGGATCTTTCTCACGATAAAACAACGCTGGACATTCAAATTGCGAGTGACGATCGGTCGTGCTACCGTTAGGTCAGCCAGATCGGTGAAACTCGTAACTGACGTGGATCTGTTGTCAGCTAGAGACGACGAGGACGGAACTAACGCGCCGTTACTGGTCGTTGGGAATGGTAGAACTTACACGATTGCCGACGCGTCGCCGAAGAAAGCTATCATGAGCGTGATACAAAAGGCGGCTATTGAAAGGAAAGCACGCAGTCAAG GAAACGTCGATTCCGTAAACGGCGACTCAGCAGCCGACGACGAACAGATTTATTGGCTAAGACCAAAATTACGTCCATCGCCGACTAGATCGCCGAACGACGGAAACATAGCGCCAACGACGGAAAAGGGCTGGCTGAACAAGAAATTGAAACCCAAGGTCACCTTTAACGACCTGCCTAGTACGTCAGGCTCGCG CAATAAAGGAAAAGTCAGACGAGGCACCGGTGACGGAGGCCCTGAAGATGATGGAGATTATGCCACGTTACGAGAATTACCGCTGATCACGTCTCTAGACCCAGCGGACGATTCAACGTCCGAAGAGAACAAG TGGGAAAGGTGGCTGATATCTCGTAGGGACGTTATACCTAAGTTTGGCAAC GCAAACGGTGGTCAAACGCCGCGATGTCTGCGTCGAGGGGATTCGGGAATGCCACACGAAGAGTTAACACCTCGCTCGGATTCTTCAAATTCTCCGCCATTGGACGCCGTGGTGGGTGGTAGCAGCGGAGCTGGTTCGGTGACGGGTCACAGCAACGCGAGCAGCCACAGCGAAACGTCCTCGAGTGGCGTGCACAGTAACGCGAGCAACGCGAGTAACAGTAGTTGTCAGAGACGAGCGACGAGCGTGGACGACGTGAGCGGCAACTGCGATCAACGAGACGGCGAGGAATCACGCGATCAGTGGCGCAGCTGTTCCCTCCAGCGAGGGATTCAGCCTCCATCGGCAACGGCCACCTTCTCACCGCCGAACAGTCGTCCAGGCACTAGTCAATCCTTCTCATCGCCGCAATACGCGAATCACGTGCCACTGTTCGCCAATATCAACGCAAATTCAACAGCGAACGCGAGTATAAACGCGAGTGCGAACACGGGCGTCAACACGAACGTTAACGTGAACGACGTCAACGTGGTTGGACAAGGATGTCCAGCTGTGATTCTCGAGAATCCGAACGAGGCGACCGTGGTGATCCGGCGGAAACTCTCGAGGACGAAGCTGACGGAACCGCTGAACCCTAACGAGGAACCTTTCGGTCGTTCCACGAACATGAGGATGACGTCGTTCACGGAGAGCAACGATATCCGCGTGCACGCAACGTCGGCCACTCTGCCGCATTATCCGACCCAGCCGGCGGTCACTTATCCGCATTGCTCCACCATGCCTCTGCCACACGCCTCTCATAGCATGGCTGGATCTCATATGGGTGGATCTAGCGGAAGCTGCGGATCGGTGCCGAGGCACGCTTTCGTCCCTCCGCAAGTACACTCGTCGGTACCAGCCCATACTACTCTACCGTCCCATCACAACGGCGTCAGACTTCTTCACGGCATCACGCCCACACCGAACAACCCTTTCGTCAAGAGGTTCCCTCCTGTGCAGCTACACACGCAACCCTGGGCACTGCCAGGCCACCACACTTTCCCCCAAGCTTCGCAGGTTAATGGAAAATTGACCACTACCGCGCAGATCAGGCAGAGCGATCGCGACTCGGCTAATTTCTCGATGGCCAGCAGCGGAGACTCGGATACGTGTTTGCCTCATTAG